One window of the Candidatus Jettenia sp. genome contains the following:
- a CDS encoding type II toxin-antitoxin system RelE/ParE family toxin: protein MNKYSVTILPKAIDELSKIDKPMAKRITDKLAWFSKNIEVVELLPLRSELSGLYKLKVGAYRVIYELDQSKRVVIVHKIGHRRDIYK, encoded by the coding sequence TTGAATAAATATAGTGTGACCATTCTACCAAAAGCTATTGATGAACTCTCAAAGATTGATAAGCCTATGGCAAAGAGGATTACAGATAAACTGGCTTGGTTTTCTAAGAATATAGAAGTGGTGGAACTTCTGCCACTTCGCAGCGAGCTTTCAGGGCTTTACAAACTAAAGGTTGGAGCTTACCGGGTTATTTATGAACTGGATCAATCCAAAAGGGTTGTTATTGTTCACAAGATAGGACACAGGCGTGATATTTATAAATAA
- the speE gene encoding polyamine aminopropyltransferase, producing MEKISGSWIEDYFNNYELHKHAFKDVVHQVQSGIQKIIIVDTYNYGRCLILENELQSAETDEFIYHEALVHPSLILHPCPEHVLILGGGEGATLRESLRYRTVKKAVMVDIDKEMIVCARKYLPSFHAGAFDDSRAELIIEDGRRYLEQTQERFDVVIIDVNDPLEGGTSFMLFTLEFYQIIAERLNKDGILLVQSGAASLTENEVFTSICNTLNKVFPHVYPYVTYIPSYALQWGFTMATHNPGNLDITGDEIDTRISSRLTTTLRFYDSITHHALFNLPKYLREDIQKQDRIIRDKEPLTDHYPGISVERS from the coding sequence ATGGAAAAAATATCAGGAAGCTGGATAGAAGATTATTTTAACAATTACGAACTGCATAAGCATGCCTTCAAGGATGTTGTGCATCAGGTTCAATCCGGGATTCAAAAAATTATTATCGTAGATACGTATAATTATGGAAGATGCCTCATCCTGGAAAATGAACTTCAATCGGCAGAGACGGATGAGTTTATCTATCATGAGGCGCTCGTGCATCCATCCCTGATTTTACATCCATGCCCGGAACATGTGCTTATTTTAGGTGGTGGTGAAGGTGCAACTCTCAGAGAATCGCTTCGTTACAGGACGGTAAAAAAGGCCGTGATGGTCGATATCGATAAGGAAATGATTGTATGCGCCAGGAAGTATCTTCCTTCATTCCATGCGGGCGCATTCGACGATAGCCGTGCAGAGCTTATAATTGAAGACGGCAGAAGATATTTGGAACAGACACAGGAACGATTTGATGTCGTTATTATAGACGTGAATGATCCGTTGGAGGGAGGTACTTCTTTTATGCTTTTCACCCTGGAATTTTATCAAATTATTGCTGAAAGACTTAATAAGGACGGCATACTTCTTGTGCAGTCTGGAGCAGCTTCTCTTACCGAAAATGAAGTGTTTACCAGCATCTGTAATACCCTTAATAAGGTATTTCCTCACGTATATCCCTATGTTACCTACATTCCTTCTTACGCACTGCAATGGGGGTTTACTATGGCAACGCATAATCCGGGCAACCTGGATATTACGGGTGATGAGATTGATACCAGGATTTCATCGAGGCTCACCACTACACTACGTTTCTACGATAGTATTACCCATCATGCCCTCTTTAATCTGCCGAAATATTTACGGGAAGACATCCAGAAACAAGACCGGATAATACGAGACAAAGAGCCACTGACAGACCACTATCCCGGCATTTCAGTGGAGAGGTCTTAG
- the speD gene encoding adenosylmethionine decarboxylase, with amino-acid sequence MDTLGRHIVLEMWGCCKDIIDDADGIQEILTKATEAMKATLVNVVCHRFSPYGVTGVAILAESHISIHTWPEYGYAATDIFICGNIIDPQNAASHIIQAFQAKETSTLELKRGNFLPKKIQVNKLTETNQEL; translated from the coding sequence TTGGATACGCTAGGTAGACATATCGTTCTGGAGATGTGGGGATGTTGTAAGGATATTATTGATGATGCCGATGGTATACAGGAGATCCTTACCAAAGCTACGGAGGCTATGAAGGCAACTCTGGTGAATGTGGTATGTCACCGGTTTAGTCCCTATGGTGTAACCGGTGTCGCAATACTTGCTGAATCGCATATCTCGATTCATACATGGCCTGAATATGGATATGCCGCTACCGACATCTTTATTTGTGGTAATATAATCGATCCGCAAAATGCTGCTTCTCATATAATACAGGCATTCCAGGCAAAAGAGACTTCAACCCTGGAACTAAAAAGGGGAAATTTCCTGCCTAAAAAGATACAAGTGAATAAATTAACGGAAACGAATCAGGAGCTTTAA
- the murC gene encoding UDP-N-acetylmuramate--L-alanine ligase, translated as MERLTKGRTEGLIKGCLGELVKGDGEDLGRNLALFSYHFVGVGGIGMSAIAQVLKEQGHTVSGSDRNYDKHITPYVFSKLLSQGISLHPQDGSGVNENTHFIVISSAIEEENPDIKKARLLNKKIIKRANLLAEIFNHKYGIAIGGTNGKTTVSSMVSYILDYANLSPTIIVGGCIKNYVDKVHLGNAKMGTSDIIAIEADESDGSIVSYTPQTSVITNVSKDHNTIEEISKMFVTLSENTKKMLILNADCPHLKTIHFKHKNIVTYGLHNGAAISAKNITYKPFQTLFDVNGQSFEIHLPGSYNVSNALAAIAVARSLNIPDSKTSAALKQFRGIQRRMDSIGEVHGIRVIDDYAHNPEKVKAAIQAVKLHYKRIIAIFQPHGYGPANFMKEELVDAFVTVLSPQDILFMPEIYYAGGTASKNISSADIIQQVNRAGKNAFFIEKRDDIIPIIEGQTHEGDCILVMGARDYTLTEFCEKILQGLIQREMSKNYSSQ; from the coding sequence ATGGAGAGATTAACAAAGGGGAGAACTGAAGGATTAATAAAGGGATGTCTAGGAGAATTAGTAAAGGGAGATGGCGAGGATTTGGGGAGGAATTTAGCGTTATTCTCATACCATTTTGTTGGCGTGGGTGGTATTGGCATGAGCGCCATCGCTCAAGTACTGAAGGAACAAGGCCACACGGTTAGCGGTTCTGATAGAAATTATGACAAACACATTACCCCTTATGTATTTTCCAAACTTCTGTCTCAAGGCATTTCACTCCACCCTCAGGACGGTTCAGGTGTTAACGAAAATACACATTTTATCGTTATCTCCTCCGCCATCGAAGAAGAAAATCCGGATATTAAAAAAGCCCGGCTGCTTAACAAAAAGATTATAAAACGCGCCAACCTCCTGGCTGAGATATTTAACCATAAATATGGAATTGCTATTGGAGGAACAAATGGAAAGACTACCGTAAGTTCTATGGTCAGTTATATCCTTGATTATGCCAACCTGTCCCCTACTATTATTGTAGGTGGATGTATCAAAAACTATGTTGATAAAGTCCATTTAGGTAATGCAAAAATGGGCACATCAGACATCATTGCCATAGAGGCTGATGAGAGTGATGGCAGTATCGTCTCTTATACACCACAAACATCTGTCATTACGAATGTGTCTAAAGACCACAATACTATCGAAGAGATATCGAAGATGTTTGTAACCCTTTCAGAAAATACCAAAAAAATGCTCATTCTCAATGCCGATTGTCCGCATTTGAAAACAATACATTTTAAGCATAAAAACATTGTTACCTATGGGTTACATAATGGCGCTGCTATAAGCGCAAAAAATATAACTTATAAACCATTCCAAACCCTATTCGATGTAAATGGTCAGTCTTTTGAGATACATCTTCCCGGTTCTTATAACGTATCAAATGCACTTGCAGCTATTGCTGTTGCCAGAAGTCTGAATATCCCTGATAGTAAAACATCTGCAGCGCTCAAACAGTTCAGGGGTATACAGCGCAGGATGGATAGTATCGGAGAGGTCCATGGAATAAGGGTGATAGACGATTATGCCCACAATCCGGAAAAAGTTAAGGCAGCAATACAGGCAGTAAAATTACACTATAAGCGCATTATCGCCATCTTTCAACCTCACGGTTACGGCCCTGCCAATTTTATGAAGGAAGAACTCGTAGATGCCTTTGTTACCGTCCTTTCCCCTCAGGATATCCTCTTTATGCCGGAGATATATTACGCTGGCGGCACTGCCAGCAAAAATATCTCTTCTGCTGATATTATTCAGCAAGTAAATAGAGCCGGTAAAAATGCCTTTTTTATTGAAAAAAGAGACGATATTATACCAATAATTGAAGGACAGACCCATGAAGGCGATTGTATCCTTGTCATGGGAGCAAGAGACTATACCCTCACTGAATTTTGCGAAAAAATCCTGCAGGGTTTGATACAGAGAGAGATGTCGAAGAATTATAGCAGCCAATAG
- a CDS encoding cobyrinate a,c-diamide synthase → MNHMLSNFPRILIAGTHSGAGKTTITLGLMSALIEKGYKVQGFKVGPDYIDPSHHMAVTERPSRNLDTWLMSRDVCLELFEHALTDSDIAVIEGVMGLYDGCLDGTEFGSTAHLARILNMPVILVMDAKGMSRSAGAVVLGYKHFDREVKIQGVILNRVRSERHYTSLKNSIEENCNIPVLGYLPFDKEIALPERHLGLVPSVEQEFSKSTYRKIGNILSATVDIDVLLSIASAPNSLPAFERTVFREIDKGFHFRIAVASDEAFNFYYQDNLDLLELYGAELTYFSPLYDKYIPADIKGLYIGGGFPELHAALLASNTTMKESIRKAHKNGAIIYGECGGMMYLLEHLVDFKGKTHEMCGILKGATRMENKRQGLGYSNVQAVHDNLLCQKGDVFRAHEFHWSSLHVPEGTSYAYDVSKYGDKASHQDGLSTDRVLASYTHVHFATNPNLARHFLQTIERA, encoded by the coding sequence ATGAATCATATGTTATCTAATTTTCCAAGAATATTAATTGCCGGAACACACAGCGGTGCAGGAAAAACAACTATCACCCTTGGCCTGATGTCTGCACTCATAGAAAAGGGATATAAGGTGCAAGGTTTTAAGGTAGGACCTGACTATATTGATCCCTCACATCATATGGCTGTTACCGAACGTCCCTCCCGCAACCTGGATACATGGCTTATGAGCAGGGATGTTTGTTTGGAATTGTTTGAGCATGCTTTAACGGACTCAGATATAGCTGTGATCGAGGGAGTGATGGGTCTCTACGATGGATGCCTGGATGGAACGGAATTTGGCAGCACAGCGCATCTTGCCAGGATATTGAATATGCCCGTAATACTGGTAATGGACGCAAAAGGGATGTCAAGAAGCGCGGGCGCTGTTGTCCTGGGATATAAACATTTTGACAGAGAGGTGAAAATTCAGGGTGTGATTTTAAATCGGGTGAGAAGTGAACGTCATTACACTTCCCTCAAGAACTCTATCGAAGAAAATTGCAATATTCCTGTGCTGGGATACCTGCCGTTTGATAAGGAGATAGCATTACCGGAACGTCACCTGGGTCTGGTGCCATCAGTAGAGCAGGAATTCTCAAAGTCAACGTATCGAAAAATTGGAAATATACTGTCGGCTACTGTTGATATTGACGTATTACTCAGTATTGCATCTGCGCCAAACAGCCTCCCTGCATTTGAGAGGACGGTATTCAGGGAAATAGATAAGGGGTTTCATTTCAGGATTGCTGTTGCTTCGGATGAAGCGTTTAATTTTTATTATCAGGATAATCTTGATCTCCTGGAATTGTATGGTGCGGAGCTTACGTACTTTAGTCCATTGTATGATAAATATATACCTGCTGATATCAAAGGCTTATATATTGGCGGTGGATTTCCGGAACTCCATGCTGCATTGCTTGCTTCGAATACAACAATGAAGGAATCGATACGAAAGGCCCATAAGAATGGTGCGATCATATATGGAGAATGCGGGGGGATGATGTATCTGCTTGAACATTTGGTAGATTTTAAAGGGAAAACGCATGAGATGTGCGGGATACTGAAAGGCGCAACGAGGATGGAGAATAAGCGACAGGGATTAGGCTACAGTAATGTTCAGGCAGTGCATGATAATCTTTTGTGTCAAAAGGGCGATGTATTCAGAGCGCATGAATTTCACTGGTCATCGCTGCATGTGCCCGAAGGTACATCATATGCATACGATGTTTCTAAATATGGTGATAAGGCATCACATCAGGATGGCCTCTCTACTGACCGTGTGTTGGCTTCCTACACTCATGTTCACTTTGCAACCAATCCAAATTTAGCACGGCATTTTTTGCAAACCATAGAAAGAGCTTAA